A region from the Arcanobacterium buesumense genome encodes:
- a CDS encoding L-threonylcarbamoyladenylate synthase, with the protein MAWYVDLHPQNPQQRNVDKIVDRLRRGEVIALPTDSGYAIACTMANKEGLERIRRIRQVGEKHHFTLLCHDFAQLGQLVIVDNSVFRLIKSLTPGPYTFILKGTKEVPRMTLNAKKATVGVRLPDHKITQAIVETLGEPLLSSTLIMPGESEPMNQGWEIADLLGNALDVVVEGPVGEDGSTTVVDLSDGDVRIARQGAGDTSMFD; encoded by the coding sequence ATGGCATGGTATGTTGATCTACATCCTCAAAACCCGCAACAACGAAACGTTGATAAGATAGTTGATCGTTTACGGCGCGGTGAAGTAATCGCGTTGCCTACTGACTCTGGATACGCTATTGCCTGTACTATGGCCAATAAAGAGGGCTTGGAGCGTATTCGTCGTATTCGTCAGGTGGGCGAGAAGCATCATTTCACATTGTTATGCCACGATTTTGCCCAGCTCGGTCAGCTCGTTATTGTCGATAATTCAGTTTTCCGACTCATTAAATCACTGACTCCTGGACCCTATACTTTTATCCTTAAAGGGACGAAGGAAGTGCCGCGGATGACACTCAATGCGAAAAAAGCGACTGTGGGCGTCCGGCTACCAGACCATAAAATAACCCAAGCCATCGTTGAAACGTTAGGAGAGCCGTTATTATCCTCGACGTTGATTATGCCGGGTGAGAGCGAACCGATGAATCAAGGCTGGGAGATTGCGGATCTATTAGGTAACGCTCTTGACGTCGTCGTTGAAGGCCCAGTGGGTGAAGACGGATCAACGACAGTTGTTGATTTAAGCGACGGCGATGTGCGGATTGCTCGGCAGGGAGCCGGCGATACATCTATGTTTGATTAA
- a CDS encoding CDP-alcohol phosphatidyltransferase family protein yields MSRKQLDGENVNKKDQRPYPLSHYVSAWAVHAFTMTGVIWVILAIRALMIDDYKMMWLWLGIALVVDAADGPMARKTKVTEVIPWFSGTMMDNIVDYMTWTMVPVVFMAKVLPFGGEYFAIAAAILAATSSMFCYANTLMKSADWYFVGFPAAWNIVIVIMWLFGTNAITNWIVVILFSVLALIPWKWIHPFRVKHLRIFNAIAAIVWVVITAIWVAVYPGTPLWILIPWWISGIWLLVVSAIRTWRDKPDIEVVA; encoded by the coding sequence ATGAGTCGCAAACAATTAGACGGAGAAAACGTGAATAAGAAAGACCAACGCCCATACCCCCTCTCACATTATGTGAGCGCTTGGGCTGTGCACGCTTTTACAATGACTGGCGTTATCTGGGTCATCCTAGCTATCCGTGCGCTGATGATTGACGACTACAAAATGATGTGGCTGTGGCTAGGCATCGCTCTTGTGGTAGACGCGGCCGATGGCCCAATGGCTCGTAAAACTAAAGTAACGGAAGTTATCCCCTGGTTTTCTGGGACGATGATGGACAATATCGTCGACTATATGACTTGGACAATGGTTCCGGTAGTTTTTATGGCAAAGGTTCTTCCTTTTGGCGGTGAATACTTCGCTATAGCAGCCGCTATTTTAGCTGCAACATCTTCTATGTTCTGCTACGCAAACACCCTGATGAAATCAGCCGACTGGTATTTCGTCGGTTTTCCGGCCGCTTGGAATATCGTTATCGTTATTATGTGGCTATTTGGGACTAATGCGATCACCAATTGGATCGTTGTCATCCTCTTTAGCGTCTTGGCACTGATTCCTTGGAAGTGGATTCACCCTTTCCGAGTAAAGCATTTGCGCATTTTTAATGCAATCGCAGCTATTGTATGGGTAGTTATTACAGCTATCTGGGTGGCAGTTTACCCAGGAACTCCGCTGTGGATTTTAATCCCTTGGTGGATTAGCGGGATTTGGTTGCTTGTTGTTAGTGCCATTCGAACATGGCGCGACAAACCAGATATAGAAGTAGTTGCCTAA
- a CDS encoding DUF3145 domain-containing protein, translating into MKQKYTTRGVIFIHSVTPAVQPHVEWAVGSLLGYPVHFEWTAQPALPSMNRGEVSWTGEVGTGAAIASALGGWEHLRFEITEEASPISDGGRWSCTPGLGIFYAQTDLLGNVVVPENRVRAALEQAGDDPQEMRRMLDIALGTAWDDELEVFRYAGAGAPVRWLHRVG; encoded by the coding sequence GTGAAACAAAAATATACAACTCGGGGTGTCATCTTCATTCACTCTGTAACACCGGCTGTTCAACCACATGTTGAATGGGCGGTTGGAAGTCTGCTCGGATATCCTGTTCATTTTGAATGGACAGCCCAACCAGCGTTGCCATCGATGAATCGTGGTGAAGTGTCATGGACAGGTGAGGTTGGAACTGGTGCAGCCATAGCTTCTGCATTAGGTGGCTGGGAGCATTTACGATTTGAAATTACTGAGGAAGCCTCGCCTATATCAGACGGTGGCCGGTGGTCTTGTACTCCTGGATTGGGAATCTTTTACGCGCAAACTGATCTGCTAGGCAACGTCGTCGTACCTGAAAATCGAGTTCGCGCAGCGCTTGAGCAAGCTGGTGATGATCCGCAAGAAATGCGTCGAATGCTTGACATTGCATTGGGAACTGCGTGGGATGACGAACTTGAAGTTTTCCGTTATGCCGGTGCTGGAGCGCCAGTTCGATGGTTACATCGAGTGGGCTAA
- a CDS encoding HAD hydrolase-like protein, which yields MTSLLRAVLFDLDGTLTDSGPLIRRMISDVMRARAGLDLLESAYSRFVGPPLEDTFCELGVPESEIEDYIDDYRTRYFARMDTTKLFDGILPMLERIQAQGLHTAIATSKGEKSAKQVCDMTGLTQFVDVVCGSDPEAGRTHKHHVVDHALRSLEERAMLDPNQRQEPMALGTQWSTRSLRFDVVMVGDRSFDTQGAAVHGIRTILVDWGEGTAEEKANAWKHVSSPDELANLLTRQ from the coding sequence ATGACTTCTTTGTTACGAGCAGTGCTCTTTGATCTTGACGGAACGCTAACTGACTCAGGTCCGCTTATTCGGCGAATGATATCTGATGTTATGCGAGCCCGAGCAGGTTTAGATCTGCTTGAGTCAGCGTATTCTCGTTTTGTTGGTCCACCGTTGGAAGATACATTTTGCGAATTAGGCGTGCCTGAATCAGAGATAGAGGACTATATCGACGATTATCGCACTCGTTATTTTGCTCGGATGGATACCACGAAGCTGTTTGATGGAATACTGCCAATGCTTGAACGCATTCAGGCTCAAGGACTCCATACTGCTATTGCCACATCTAAAGGAGAAAAGTCGGCTAAACAAGTGTGTGATATGACCGGCCTGACCCAGTTCGTTGATGTGGTGTGCGGATCTGATCCGGAAGCCGGGCGCACTCATAAACATCATGTTGTAGACCATGCGTTAAGAAGCCTTGAAGAGCGCGCAATGCTTGACCCAAATCAGCGCCAGGAGCCCATGGCATTGGGTACACAATGGTCAACACGTTCATTGCGATTCGACGTCGTTATGGTTGGGGACCGTAGCTTTGATACTCAGGGAGCTGCTGTTCATGGCATACGCACAATCCTTGTTGACTGGGGAGAGGGAACTGCAGAAGAAAAGGCGAATGCCTGGAAGCACGTTTCCTCCCCAGATGAACTTGCTAATCTGCTGACCCGCCAGTGA
- a CDS encoding ABC transporter ATP-binding protein, translated as MAQYPFADESAHDTKGALLRLARLFRPERGRIIGVVILTFISALAMLMTPKLLGDATNIVVDGVNGSGVNFTKLRNLALAIVTLYVLHAVTNFAGGALARISVQNLGSRLREQSQQKIDRLPLAYVDQQSRGDLLSRVTNDIDNIVQTLMQTLGQTIYAFYMVIGVLTLMFYLSWTLALWSLFTVPLGLFAVGKILKRSKPAFREQWKRTGDVSTVVEQTFTGHDVVAMYGMEDDINEIFDTANQQLFTAGFRGYFLSMLTQPIMGLVANLSFVIIAVVGGFEVLVGTLTIGGIQAFIQYSRQLNNPVSMIASVASTLQSSAASGERLFGFLDSPDISADARDELPPLKETSSIDFHDVSFGYEPGKPVINGLNLHVKHGSQIAIVGPTGAGKTTLVNLLMRFYDIDDGKISIDGVDIRSYSRQSLRARTGMVLQDTWLFSGTIAENIAFGLQDASFDDVVAAAKATGADHLIRQLPDGYDTHIDDEDGNLSAGEKQLLTIARAYLADPDVLILDEATSSVDTRTEMLVQRAMSELRVGRTSFVIAHRLSTIRDADMILVMVNGSVVEQGSHDELLHQHGAYYDLYQAQFTGGSAD; from the coding sequence ATGGCACAGTATCCTTTCGCAGATGAATCTGCTCACGATACAAAAGGAGCTCTACTTCGTCTAGCTCGCTTATTCCGCCCTGAACGTGGACGCATTATCGGCGTCGTCATTTTGACCTTTATCAGTGCCCTCGCCATGTTAATGACACCGAAATTGCTTGGCGACGCTACCAATATCGTCGTCGATGGCGTCAACGGATCAGGAGTTAACTTTACAAAACTCCGTAACTTAGCCCTTGCTATTGTCACATTATACGTTTTGCATGCCGTGACAAATTTTGCTGGCGGTGCTTTGGCACGAATCTCTGTTCAAAATCTCGGCTCTCGGCTTCGAGAACAGTCTCAACAAAAAATCGACAGGCTTCCGTTAGCATACGTTGATCAACAATCACGCGGTGATTTATTATCCCGAGTGACTAACGACATTGATAATATCGTTCAAACTCTGATGCAAACACTCGGACAAACTATTTATGCGTTCTATATGGTCATCGGTGTTCTAACACTTATGTTCTATCTATCGTGGACACTTGCATTATGGTCACTTTTCACTGTCCCCCTAGGATTGTTCGCGGTTGGTAAGATCCTTAAAAGATCCAAACCGGCGTTTCGTGAACAATGGAAACGAACTGGTGATGTCTCAACAGTCGTTGAACAAACATTTACTGGACATGATGTAGTCGCCATGTATGGCATGGAAGACGATATTAATGAAATATTTGACACCGCCAATCAGCAACTCTTCACTGCAGGTTTCCGTGGTTATTTCTTATCGATGCTTACGCAACCGATTATGGGGCTAGTAGCAAATCTTTCTTTTGTTATCATTGCCGTTGTTGGTGGATTTGAAGTTTTAGTGGGCACACTAACAATCGGTGGTATTCAAGCATTTATTCAATATTCTCGTCAGTTAAATAATCCAGTTTCAATGATTGCTTCAGTTGCCAGTACTTTACAGTCTTCTGCGGCCTCCGGTGAACGGTTGTTTGGTTTCCTCGACTCCCCTGACATATCTGCTGACGCTCGCGACGAATTACCCCCATTGAAAGAAACGTCAAGCATTGACTTCCATGATGTCAGCTTTGGCTACGAACCAGGCAAACCTGTTATTAACGGACTGAATCTTCATGTTAAACATGGTAGTCAAATAGCGATTGTCGGTCCGACGGGGGCCGGGAAAACAACCCTCGTCAATCTGCTCATGCGTTTCTACGATATCGACGACGGAAAAATCAGCATCGACGGAGTTGATATCCGTTCCTATTCCCGGCAATCCTTGCGCGCCCGAACGGGAATGGTTTTGCAAGATACCTGGCTTTTCTCTGGTACTATTGCTGAAAATATTGCCTTTGGTCTACAAGATGCGAGCTTTGATGACGTTGTGGCGGCTGCCAAAGCAACAGGGGCCGATCATCTTATCCGACAGCTACCAGATGGATATGACACGCATATCGACGATGAGGATGGGAATTTATCAGCCGGGGAAAAACAGCTTTTAACTATTGCCCGCGCTTATCTTGCAGATCCAGACGTATTGATTTTAGATGAGGCAACGTCATCTGTAGATACCCGTACCGAGATGCTTGTCCAACGCGCAATGAGTGAGTTACGTGTTGGACGCACATCGTTTGTTATTGCTCACCGACTATCTACCATTCGTGATGCAGATATGATTTTAGTCATGGTCAATGGTAGCGTCGTCGAACAAGGAAGCCATGACGAATTACTCCATCAGCACGGAGCATACTATGACCTATATCAGGCTCAGTTCACTGGCGGGTCAGCAGATTAG